Part of the Methylophaga nitratireducenticrescens genome is shown below.
GCTGTGCTGTTCAATCACTGTTATCAGGCTTTTCAGCCAGATTAGGTTGAGCATGACATTTCCTTTGGTGTTTCAAGTTGATTCGCTGGATCCAATGGCTTTTCGCCCTGCAGCACATTGAGAATATTCTCGGCAGCCCGTTTTTCGATCGACAATCGCACATTGCTCACTGCTGAACCGATATGCGCGGTAAACAAGGTATTCGGATGCGCTAACAAATTTTCATCAATCTCATTGGGTCGATAATCTCGAGCCCAGTCTTCCATTTCAAACACATCACTGGCGTATCCGGCTAAATGGCCACTATTCAGCATTCGTAAAATGGCCGCCTCATCAACCACTGAACCACGACACGGGTTGACCAGAAAAGATCCCGGTTGCATCTGCTGCAAACGTTGTTCATTTATCAGATGCTGAGTTTGGGAATTGAGTGGCAGCGCCATAATCACAATATCGGCCTGAGCAAGTGCCTCATCCAGCGACAGAAACTCAAGTTGCAAATCTGCTTGTTGTTCAGCAGTCAAAGGCTGTTGGTCGGTATATATTAATTTTGCATCCCAGCCAGACAGTCTTTGAGCAATAGCCTGACCAATCGCTCCCATGCCGATAATGGCAATGGTCGAACCTTCAACGCCCAGCCCGTAAAACTGTGGTCGCCAGCCTTTAAAATAGCCGCTTCGCACATGTTCATCTGCTGCTTTAATATGCCGTATCAGGCCAACCATCAAACCGATGGTTAATTCTGCGGTAGGAACCGTTAATAAATCCGGCACAAAGGTCAGCCAGACGTCATTGTCTGTGCAGGCTTTCACATCAAAATTGTCATAGCCTTTTAATGCAGCACCGATTACTTTCAACTTCGGGCAGGCCTTTAGGAAGTCTGCATCCACCCGGTCCGGCATAAACACCATCAACGCGTCAGCATCATGTGCCAGTTGAATCGTATCGTTTCTCGATAAACTGAAAGTGGTCTGATTGGTTATCACATCACAATGTGGCGTCAGCATTTCCAGCACTTCATCATGCACTTTATGGGTAATCACCAGTTTTGGTTTCATCGTCATCCTTTACTTGAATTTTTTGCGTAATACACCGCTTAACGCGTCAACCAGCGTAACCATCACCAAAATCACCAACAAAATCGCAAATACTTCCTGATACTGCATAATCCGCAGTGAGCCCATCAGCTCAAAGCCAATACCACCGGCGCCAACCATGCCCATCACCGTAGAAGCCCGGAAGTTGTATTCCCAACGGTAAATTGATACGTCGGCAAATTGAGGCATTACCTGCGGTAACACCGCGTGATATAAAATCTGCATTTTCGAGGCACCTGCGGCTCTGGCAGCCTCCACTGGCGCTTCATCAACATGCTCAATGGCCTCGGCAAAAAACTTACCAACCATACCTATAGAATGCAGACCCAACGCCAATACGCCAGGCAAGGCACCAAAACCCACTGCCGCGACAAATATTATCCCCATAATCAGTTCCGGCACACTTCGCAAGGAATTGAGAATCACCCTTGATACCTGAAAAACCAGCGGATGCGGTGACGTATTGCGGGCTGCCAAAAACGCCATTGGTATTGAAAAAATAACTGCCATG
Proteins encoded:
- the phnE gene encoding phosphonate ABC transporter, permease protein PhnE, whose amino-acid sequence is MSLQATAEQNLLKRYSQRWQKQTLQVMAVLAIILLASWYVDLLNFEKLAQGIPAIGTLGAESFPPDFTNVRNWFSPLMDTLAMSIAGTAMAVIFSIPMAFLAARNTSPHPLVFQVSRVILNSLRSVPELIMGIIFVAAVGFGALPGVLALGLHSIGMVGKFFAEAIEHVDEAPVEAARAAGASKMQILYHAVLPQVMPQFADVSIYRWEYNFRASTVMGMVGAGGIGFELMGSLRIMQYQEVFAILLVILVMVTLVDALSGVLRKKFK
- a CDS encoding phosphonate dehydrogenase, with translation MKPKLVITHKVHDEVLEMLTPHCDVITNQTTFSLSRNDTIQLAHDADALMVFMPDRVDADFLKACPKLKVIGAALKGYDNFDVKACTDNDVWLTFVPDLLTVPTAELTIGLMVGLIRHIKAADEHVRSGYFKGWRPQFYGLGVEGSTIAIIGMGAIGQAIAQRLSGWDAKLIYTDQQPLTAEQQADLQLEFLSLDEALAQADIVIMALPLNSQTQHLINEQRLQQMQPGSFLVNPCRGSVVDEAAILRMLNSGHLAGYASDVFEMEDWARDYRPNEIDENLLAHPNTLFTAHIGSAVSNVRLSIEKRAAENILNVLQGEKPLDPANQLETPKEMSCST